The sequence below is a genomic window from Salicibibacter cibarius.
ATAATAAACGTTTATAAAAATTTTTCACAACATTTATAAACTTGATATGCTGCCGTTTTATAAATATTTTCTTGCTTTCCTTAAAGATATACCTTTATAAACGCTGTGATAATATCCATATATTTATAGGACAAATGTTTTTCTAGCGTATTGGCGTCTTCAAAGATTCTCCATATTTATTTGGTATCTTTTATGTTGAGGTCGATGATTAAAGACCTGCGGTAATATGTCAAGTTCAAAATCACAGTAAATGAAGTTGTCAAAGGACATTTAGGCGAAAAAAGCGCGCACTGAACAACACCAGTAATAAAATGTAAAATACTGGTAAAATGAAAGGCTAGCCCTCAGCCGATGTCGGTCAGAGGTTCACGCCCCTTTCTGGCGTAAAGAGTTGGTTTTTGCGTAGCAGCGCATCCACCAATCGCACGAGTTTTCTTGCCGTGAGCACGAGTGCACGTTTGTGTTGATGTTTCGGGACTTCTTGATACTTCTTCTGATAAAAGACTTGGTATTCCGGAATTTGCCTTCGTACCGAGTTGGCGGCTTCAACGAGGTAATAACGCAAATAATGGTTCCCTTGACGTGTCAGTGAAGTATCTTCGGCGGTAAACCGCCCGGACTGGTGTTTTCGCCAGTACAGTCCCGCATATTTAGCTATTTTTGTTTCATCGGGAAACCGGTCAATCTGACCGAGTTCGGCAATGATGCCTGCGGCGAAGACCGGACCAATGCCCGGGATTGATTCCAGCGTCTGCGTCAGTCCTTTCATGATTCGAGTAATGGACTGATCGATCGCCTTGATTTGCTTTTGGAAGGAACGAATGAGCTCAATGGACGTTCCTAAAAGTACATCGATGGAATCTTCGACCACTTTGTCCAATCGGTACGATGAACGGACGGCTTTCTGGATGGATGCGGCGACAGCTTCCGGATCGGGAAAACGATTTCTCCCTTTCTCTTGAAGAAACCGAGCCAGGTCCTCAAGCGGAAGCTGGGCAAGTTCATCCAGGCTGTATTTTTCAAGAAAGAGTTCCATCATAGCATGGCCAAACACCGATGAATCCACTTCTTTGGAAAAGGTGTTGCATTTATACTCCAAGTGCTGCAAGAAGTGTTGTTTCTCTTTCGTCATCGCTTTGGTCAAGTGATAACGCGAACGTGTCAACTGCTGGAGAGCCACGTATTGGCTTTCTTTGACAACGGACATCTGATTGCGCCCGAAACGCATATAATCGGCGATCACAAAGGCGTCAATCTCATCGGTCTTGTTCATGTCTGCGAAGCTCTTTTTAAAGTTGGCGATCTGCTTCGGATTGATCACAAAGACTTGGGCGCCATAGGGTTTTAAATCATCGTCATCATGCAAGAACATGGATGGATGAAAACTGTAGACGGATGTGGACTCCAGACCGATCTTTAGGATGTCAACCTCTGTATCGGCCAAGAGCTCGAGCAACCGTTCTTTGAGCACCTGGGCACCCGGCCAGTCATTGGAAACCGTAAAAACCGAAAGCTGATCACCTTCTTGATCAAGCACACACACTTTCATATCAAACGAGCTAACGTCAAGCCCGACAAACATTCGCATGGGGGGATTCCTCCTTTCATTGTAGAATCATTCGGTCGTTCTTTGGACGCCTCGAGATATCTCTAGTGTGAACGCCGATCATCAACCTCGTGTATCAGAACTCCATCGGCATTGAAAGCCGCCCCAGGGGCTGCTTCCCCTGAGTTCAAGAGGCCGAGGGCTCAGCCTGCGAGTAGGAAGTGCCGCACGTACACTGAGAGACAGTCTTTAGTTGTGGTCGAACCACAGGAGAGAAAAGAATTGTCCCAAATGATCCTATGATCATTATCTAGAAATATCTAGAGACATCCAAGGAAAAACCATATGAATCTACAAAATATCTTGTGGAATTTGCCCAAGATTTGAAGGGCTTAAACTTACTATACGAGGAGGGAGTCTGCATGAAAAACAAAAAGTTCTTACTCATTCCATCGCTTGCTATTACTGCTTTATTGGTGGCAAGTCCGATTGGTATTACATGGGCATCTGGAGATCAAAGTGAAGGCGGTATGATGAATGGAATGATGATGGAAGATGGCAAGAATGAGATGATGGATGCTATGAATTCCCCAGAGGGTGAAAAGATGATGAATGCTTGTCAGGATTTCATGTCCTCCAATAACACAGAAGAATCAGATTAACTGGGGATTGAAGTCATAGTAGGTTTCTCAAGTTCTTCATCAATGATTATCACTTTATCGAAATATGCTTGTTCTTGAGAAGAATGTCATACGGTATTTCTGCAAGAACCAGGCGTCCATGACAACGTCCCTACCGTTCGATTGTAACCTTTTTAAATCTGATACCGAAAGGGCTGTCCCAATGGTTAATGACCTTATGAGGCAGCCCTTTCATGTTTGAAACACGATAAGGCGACCCGAGTGAGAGATAACTAAATGTTTGAACCCCACCCTAATCTAAGCTATACCCTATTATTTTTACTTCTTGAAGGAATATAGTAATTGATGTGTATTTTTCTGAAATGGTCACTTTACCTAATTAGCAAGCATATATGGGGGCGGCAACGATTCGGAAAATATATGGATATTTTTCCCAACTCTGCCGATAATGAGTAGATAATTATCTGGCATAGAAAAAGCCCTAGCATAAGGGCTTGAGGTAACTCCAGATACTTCTTTTGGACGAAACTGCGGCGGCTTTCCACCGACTATGGGGAATCAATAACTCTTGGGTGCCTAAAGGCAAAGAAACAAGCTGTAGAAAAATAATTGCAAATGTAATTGTGCGCTTATAAAAGGAGAAGACAATTAAAGTCCAGTGGCTAAGTTGGTGGGCATTGGGTTTTACCACCGCGTTAGCGGTTTAGTCCAACATGGATTATCGGTGGGGTTTCCTGCCCTTTTCCGATGTTATCGGAGGAGTCAAGGAGATTAACCCCGGAAAAACTGTGCCGATAATATTTCTCCAGTGATAACATCGTCTTTCCCTACATGGCAACAATCTTTCAGTAATCCCTCGGAATATTGTCGGCTGAGTTTAAGAAAATGGCCCGAAAAAACAGGAATCGTTGCCATCCCTTATAGTATGATGAATTTCGGTCAGTTAGCAAATGGCAGGAGGAGTACAATGACAATGAAATACATTATTACAATTATAGCTCTATCAATTGTTTATATTTTGATACCTTTTACAGCAAGTGCACATGTGAAATGGTTTTCAACAGAGACACCT
It includes:
- a CDS encoding IS110 family transposase, coding for MRMFVGLDVSSFDMKVCVLDQEGDQLSVFTVSNDWPGAQVLKERLLELLADTEVDILKIGLESTSVYSFHPSMFLHDDDDLKPYGAQVFVINPKQIANFKKSFADMNKTDEIDAFVIADYMRFGRNQMSVVKESQYVALQQLTRSRYHLTKAMTKEKQHFLQHLEYKCNTFSKEVDSSVFGHAMMELFLEKYSLDELAQLPLEDLARFLQEKGRNRFPDPEAVAASIQKAVRSSYRLDKVVEDSIDVLLGTSIELIRSFQKQIKAIDQSITRIMKGLTQTLESIPGIGPVFAAGIIAELGQIDRFPDETKIAKYAGLYWRKHQSGRFTAEDTSLTRQGNHYLRYYLVEAANSVRRQIPEYQVFYQKKYQEVPKHQHKRALVLTARKLVRLVDALLRKNQLFTPERGVNL